The sequence TCCGACAATCATTTCTATCTCTACTAATGCATCTTTTGGAAGCCTGCTGACTTCTACCGTTGACCTTACCGGTTTATGCTCAGTAAAGTACTGACCGTATACTTCATTAACTTTTGCAAAATCGTTTAAATCTTTTAAATAGATCGTTGTTTTTATTACATGATTAAAGTTTAATCCTGCTTCTTCAAGAATTGCTTTTATATTTTCCATAATGACTTTTGTTTGTTCTGCAGCATCTTTGCCTACAAGTTCATTTGTTTTTGGGTCTATTGCAATTTGTCCTGATAAAAATATTAAATTTTCGTACTTAACAGCTTG is a genomic window of Sulfurihydrogenibium sp. containing:
- a CDS encoding RidA family protein — encoded protein: MQAIYTENAPKPIGPYSQAVKYENLIFLSGQIAIDPKTNELVGKDAAEQTKVIMENIKAILEEAGLNFNHVIKTTIYLKDLNDFAKVNEVYGQYFTEHKPVRSTVEVSRLPKDALVEIEMIVGL